AGAGACTATAAAAATCAGGACTAACAATACTGAAAGATGTGGAGTAATAATGCTGTCTGTACTGTAACATCATCCCGCACGACTTTAAGGCGTGTGCTGATGTGGGTTTGCCTAGAGTGTCACAAATACTACTCTATTCTACAAACTTATTGTCAGTTGTTTTTTCAGTCCGGCGGACCTTACTGGAACGTGCCTAAAGGAAGAAAAGACGGACGAATCTCAAGAGCTAGTGAAACAATACTGCTTCCAAAGCCTACATTCAACATTTCTCAACTCCAACAAAGCTTCCATCAGAGAGGTCTATCATTAGATGACTTGGTGGCTCTCTTAGGTCCTGATAACAATAATGATCCAATTTTTTCTCGAGTTAATTTCTTAAATGGTCACTCAACTTATAACTGATAGGACTATATAATCTCTTTGACTAGCAGGTGCACACACTCTAGGTTTTACCCATTGCTCATCGTTTATGAACCGTATATACAACTTCAACGCCACACATGACATAGACCCTACGCTACGTCCATCGTTTGCAGCAAGCTTGAAGGGCATATGTCCACTCAAAAACAGGGCTAAAAATGCAGGAATAAACAATGATCCTTCACCAACAACCTTTGATAATACTCATTACAGGCTAATTCTCCAAAAGAAAAGTTTGTTATCCTCGGATCATGCATTGCTCACTACACCAAAAACGAAGAGCTTAGTTTATAAGTTTGCTACCTCAAAAGCAGCTTTTCATAAGGCTTTTTCTAATTCTATGATTAAGATGAGTAGCCTTACAGGAGGTCAAGAAGTTAGAAAAGATTGCAGGGTAGTAAACTAATTAATTACTTCTACTTATAATTATTAGCAATTTGATATATCTGCATAATTTACAAATTAGATGATCCAGGAAAATGGATTGTCTATCATTTCCTATATTATACTACTCTATTATCTTAATTTCATTTTATTGATAGCAATGGAAGAATTGATCAATTGTTTCAAATGTTATCATTGCGAAGAATGGAGCAAGGGAATAGACTTAACTATATATGTAGAGAAAGTTGTTACCTAAGGCTCTCTCGTCCATTTTGAACTTTGCACAAAAAAATTAATGCTTTAAGTAATTAATATGGAACGAAAAATGAACGGAAGGATTAATGTTTCAAGGTAAAGAGAAATTGAATGAATCCAGAACACCTCATAAGTCGTTGTATTTAGTAAGACAAACTGAATGAACTAGTTGAGTGGCAACAAAAGGGATTATGCAAACACaatcttttcaaaaatattttaatagacaaatactttttaaaataaataaattttataaacttAGCCAAACATGCTTATTTATCCTATTGATTTATTGTGCTGTTCCTTTTATacacattttcatatttctttgtCGCATATTAGTTTTCACATTACCGAAATTAGTAATCTCATATTAGTTGtcaatttataaaatcaaggtaatatttcttaaattttctcCATGTtgactttaaaattaaatcgttttaaaaagtataatattataaagtttcaactttcaaaaaaaatccattattaattttaatattaatcaATAAATTACATAAATAGAGATTATATTAAGAAAAGTAAAGAATAAACTagtaaaaatatcttttttatttatgatttcaggACAGATAAAAAGAGAAATGAACCGGTAATATGGAAAAGAGGTAGGACTTGATAGTAATAATTATGTCATATGTCATTATTTTCTCCAATCGAATTTTTGTAAACTATTTATGTCACTTTCGCAAATTAATGAGTAACTAATATTTGATCAACAACTAAAAAATAGCACCTAAAATCGAAATCATATTACTTGgtctatttaatttaaaaaaaacagcttattaaattacttttttattaataatattttaaaattttaaattcaattattactcctactattttatatataaaaaaaactagtaaaatcttttgatttattaaaataaattaataaaataaaaacctaTTTTTCATACAGAACCAAGGAAAATAAAAGTGACGAAATAGAAATATTAGGATAGCAAAATCAAACTCAATCCGCCCAATCTGTTTAGGTTTGGGTTAGTTATTGACCTTTCTATTTATTAGCTCAATTCATAAAAAATTGGATTGATATGTAACCCGAATTGACTAAtgagatttaatttttttttcaatttgatatgttataatagccataataaagaatttttttttattacataCTAAAACAATtgaaaagaacaaataaaataattaagtttaataaaaattaaatttgattgAATTTTAACCCTGTATATAACCCATTTTGATCCAACCCATTTTAATCTAAACTAATTTTAATTGAATTGAATCTTGatacaattattattttaaccTATTATAACCCATCTAAACTTAACCTATCCGATCAATTGACCCTAGGAAATACCAAAAAAAACCGAAAAGAAGAGACTcccttaataaaataattttgagaaTATAACGAAAATCGAAAAATGGCATCTATTTGTAAACGTTTCTTATCTagaaattttgttttaaaactatttttgcaAGAAATTTTGGAAAAGGATCCAAATcaaaatcatcatatatagtCCTTATCATCCTGTATATTCTCGAAGCCACCTTTATAAAATCTTGTAGAATACCCAGATATCTTACTCATCCATGGCATTTGCTCACTGTTTCCTTGCAGTCTCCGCTGCTACTTCAATCTTCCACACTCCTACTTCGATTTTTACCCGCCCCTTTACATCTTCGCtgacttcttctttttcttcgtCAAATCTCAACACTTGCAGGGTCTCTAATTTCCCCAAGAATTTGAGAATCGGCCACAAAGGTaatgccttttttttttctttattcgAAGAAATTGGGTATTTCATTAGATTGCTAATTTGTGTGTTTTCCCTAACTTTACTAATGTGGAAATGTTCAAGTTATTGAATTGAAATGTTCaagtttattcttttctttgCCCAACTTCATTGAGCTTCTCTTGAAGATGAATTTTATTATGCTATGAACAGTTAACTTCAGGCCATTTGGTATAAATGGTCACACCATCCTACTATGGTTTTCTAGGCCATTAGGTATAAATGGTCTCTTATATACAgtagtttttttcttctttttaaatggGAGTTAGGGAAATGGGGAGGGGATTACAAGGTGGTGAATCGTATCCTTAACAACGAGGTGAAAGTTTAGATAGCGAACAACTGAGTTATTAAAATTTCTCTTAGCTCTTTTGATTAGTTATCTGCTTTTCTAGTTTTAAACAATGTATCTTCCCAACTCCTCTGTTCCCCTTAACCAAAACAAAAATTACGGTTTTATACTATCGGATGAACCAAAGGACTCTTATTAAAAAGTGTAAGCTATAGAGATATATGGAAATTATAGTGTTGTACAAATTTTTTGTTGCTTTGTGGAATTTCTTGGGAGAGGACGCGTCCTATCAGAAGTGTTTGGTTGAACATAGTAGCTATATagagaacaacaataatattcaTTTGTCACTTGATATCTACTTTTTCTGAGGATTATGAAAGAGTGGCTAATCCAGTCACACCACTATGAAGCATTTTCTTTCTGTCTTTCAAAATTTGGACTTTGGAAACTTATTCTTGCTAATTTCTCCAGCATCTGTTAAAGCTCAAGCGTCTGAAGCCAGTGCCGCTGCAGATGCTTTCACCAACTTCAAGCATGTACTGCTACCAATTACAGACCGGAATCCTTATCTCTCTGAGGGTTCAAGACAGGTCTACTTCTTTTCTACATTTTCCTTCTTAGCATCGTGGTTAAACAAATCTACCCTTGCTTCCTTTCTCTTAATTCTATGGGAAATTATGGATTTCCAACTATTTCAGCCTCTAAGTGTGCATAGCTTCTTTTTTTCCAAGTGTCATAGTTGAAGTAGATGGTATGGCGCCATTGATGAAAGATTGTGAGATCCTCTATAATTCTTTTATTTGGTGGACGACTTTCTCCGTAGCATTTATGTGACAGGATTTGATTCCATATTAGCAGTTGTTAGCTGTAGCTGAAGACAAAAGTACATTTCACCTCTGGATGACAATGGTATAACCaccaaattttaaaaaggaGTAAACTGCAAAGGTTTCAATAAAATGATGGACCCTTTTGTTTCTCAACACTCTGGTTCTGAGAGAAGGTATAAAAGGGCagctcggtgcactaaagctcccgctatgcgcggggtccggggaaggccCTGactacaagggtctattgtacgcaaccttaccttgcatttctgttaAAGGCTGTTTCTGAGAGAAGATATGTATTGGCTAATCGTGGAACAAATTAAGCAGACTGTATCAGTTTCTTTTGTCAAACTacattatatttcttttacCGTCTTTCTCCCCCTTTCTTTAGTTGAACATTATCTCCTAGCTCATTTGATTTCTAAGTGGCATGTATACTTTTTAAAAACCTTATAAAGGTAACTTATTCTTGGGTAATTTATCAGGCTGCAGCAACTGCCGCTGCTATGGCAAAGAAGTATGGAGCTGATATAACAGTTGTTGGTATGTCTCTTGATGTTATGTTGTGTGCTATTGGTTCTTTCAAAAGCTAAACACAAAGATGACTTTCTTGGTACAGAAACTTTTAGTGGTAGATTTCAAGGAATCTAGGTCTTTCTGGTCTTTGCAGTTATTGATGAAAAGGAGAAAGAAGCATACCCAGAGCATGAGACCCAACTAGCAAGCATCCGGTGGCATTTATCTGAAGGTGTGTAACTGTTTTTTCCTGTACTTAAAAAGCATGAACCAGTTGATGGATTGTGATTTAAAAGTGCAACCTGGACGGGTGCACTAGACTTGCAAAACAACTGGCTTTTTGCGTGCAACCCTGTAGCATAGAGTATTATGAGACAGATTCTTCAATCTTATTATAACATGTTTATCTCATTTTTCTGCTGCGGAGTTCTTGTTATGTGATTCTGCAGTTATTTGATCATGCAGCACAGCATCCTGGTACATTGAGATAGGAAAGTTGAAACATGTTGTGTTTGTGCTTATGTGTTGTATATGCTGCAAAACTGTTTTGGTCTACTTCTCATAATACTAACTACTGTGAACTCGTTCCTCACTGTTACTTTTACATGTGTCTGGTATATTTGCTGATTGGTATACAAAAAAACCTTTGTACAGGTGGATATCAGGAATTCAAGCTGTTAGAGCGGCTAGGTGAAGGAAGCAAGCCAACAGCCATTATTGGTGAAATTGCTGATGATATGAACTTGGATATGGTAGTTATGAGCATGGAAGCTATCCATTCCAAGCATGTAGATGCAAACCTTCTGGCTGAGTTCATCCCTTGCCCTGTATTGCTTTTGCCCCTATGAAGAAGAAATGTATCTAAAAAGCCAGTGGTGCTCGATTTTAGGATCAGGGATATTAGCATTACCTCACTTGAAGTTTATTACTATCTTCATCGATCAGGTCTCCAACCTTTTGATACCGTTCTCTACTTCATTGATCATAAACACAAGTTTTGCATTTGCGTTAATTGGTAATAGAACAGAAAAAAGAAGCTGGTTCATTGCATCTTAATCATATGGAGATATGGATGTTGTTTActctttttaaatataaaactcTTGCTCAGAGTAGAATAGATTTGTTACCTTATTAGTGAAGAATTAGTTAATCAACTGAGCTACTAAGAATTAGAAATGAAGATAAAAAACATTGATAAATCCAAAATGTGTTGGATATTTTACAAGCCACACAAAGTgaaaacaaaagaaattcaAGGTCCAGCAAAATGGTTATCAACACTGTTACTTTAGTGCTGCCGTTATGCTGGGTAGACGAtaacattattattaataatgagGGTAGTTCAATTGTTGGGATCGTTGTAGAAGGAGAAAGCTTTGATAGCGTGACCTCGCAGAATTTGTTGGTGGTAGATATTAGCAGCCAATGCTCCCAGAGAGGGTCCAACCCAGAAGATCCACTATACGAAAACAGATTAGGAAATGTATATATGAGATTGATTAGCTTTAATTAAAAGACTAGCTAGGCAGCTGATTGATGTAGAATTATGCTACTTACATGGTCACTCCAAGCTGTGGTATCGTTGTAAATGACAGCAGCTCCGAAACTCCTAGCAGGATTGATGCCAGTGCCAGTGATGGGAATGGTGGCCAAATGCACCATAAACACCGTGAATCCAATTGGCAATGGTGCTAGTACCTGTCAGCGGACAAACGATGaatgtttttttctttaagGGTAAAGGGCAGATATACCTTTCAACTCTGCGATTTAGAACGGACATacccttcgttaaaaaattattgCATGTATACATTTGCAGTCTAACAAGAGGTGCATATATACCATCCTCATCTAATAAATGGTGTATATTTACCCTTTTCGTTAACAaactgaattttaaaaaataaattaaaattgctttttaaatttcaaaaatgttatGTGGCTTAAAAAAATTACCTCATCAATTTTTTACGCACCTAGACCCAACcccaattttaaaataattcaattcTTCATCTATTTAGACCTGATCCAAACCCATTTTATGACTAAATAGAAGAGAACTGATTTTTCTTTACCATTTGGGTCAAGTCTAGAGGTGTAAAAAAGAAgtgagataatttttgaaagccattaaaaaaatcactattataatttttcaattaAGTAAATATAGATATGTTAACGAAAAAAGTAAATATGCATCATTTGTCAGACGAcaagaatatatatacacatcattttttttactttaaatcgTAAAGTTGAAAGTTATGTCTGCccattttcctttttcttaatTTAGGCTAAAGAGGTGGATAAGTATATATTTCTTACTGGAACTTCACAAGTTTTCCTATTCAATTCCCGATCCATATCAATCTCTTAACACACTGTTTCTTTTGTCAGTTATGTCTTGTTAGTATTGCATCCAGAGTTTTCAACAGTTGTGTATACAGTAGCTTTTTATGATTGATATGTGTGAATATGTTTTTTAATAATGTGGTGTCTAAATCAATTTTACACAACTCAATTACTTTTCCACATATCTGTTACCTTCCGTCATACAGTTACTAGGCAGACCCATCAACACTTATATATTTTGTTTCTATTAGGATTAAAGCCTTGTTCTCTGAAATTTTTGCACACTTCGATAATTTCTTATTGTGTATACGACGTAACATTTTATAAATTGCGTAAAAGAATCAAACAATTTTCTTAAAGAAAGAttgtaaatatataaaaatagattaaagTTATATAGATATAAATAAGttttacaaaattttattttttttaatagtcaAATATTTATCTTAAAATCTATGACCAAACAaacttcaataaaaaataacttgccaaaaatatttgagaatttATAATCAAGCGCTATCTTAATTTAATGCTACAGAGGTAGATAAGTATATACGGTAGTTTTTTATGACTGATATgcgtaaatatattttttttaataatgtagTGTCTAAATCAATTTTTGTgtaactcaattattttttcatatatttgcTACCTTCAATCATACTATTACTAGTAGATCCATCAAAACTGATGTATTTCGTCTCTATTAGGATTTAAGCCTTGTTCTCTAAAATTTGTGGACGATATTTCTTGTTGCGTATACACTTTAacattttataaattatgttttttgcgtaactcaattattttttcatatgtttGTTACCTTCAATCATACAATTACTAGTAGACCCATTAACACTCTGTATCTTGTCTTTATTAGAATTTAAGTCTTGTCCTCCAAAAATTTTCCACACTTGATATTTTCTTATTGTGTATACGATTATTACATTTGATAAATTGCGTAAAAAATCAAACAACTTTATTAAAAGAAAGTTTGTAAATATATAAAAACAGATTAAAGTTATACAGGcataaacaaattttaaaaaatcaatgtAATTTAATTAACTATGGTAGGTCATATTAACTTCTTTCCTAGTAAAGTTACATAATTTGAATGACATGTAgttaaaagaaagaaatcaagatttttgaaatttataatcCCAAATATATCTTAATTATTTGTATGCTATAAAATTTGTGATGTTAAACATTTTATAACGTTTAAGTCAATATAAATCTTATCAGATGGTAACATGAGAAGTGTATATATGTTTCCAAATTTAGTAGTGTGTAATACATTTTTggaaagaagtaaaaagaaaGTTTGTCCtacctttattttttattatttgtctacaatttcaaaaaaatatattttttttcatattttaatctTAGCAATATTACTTAttcttcaaattaatttttaagaattaataCTACacattaattaatatgaatagtATAGTAAAATAGTCATGTAAATCATTATTTCTTTAATAGTGTGTCGAATCCAAATAGAGTTTAAGTTTTGTGCACCGTCCGTCTACAAAATATTCTACATTATCTGATAAAGTTGATCTGCTATCGTAGGTAactcattttttcaaaaaaaattaaattcctttaactatttttaactttttttttcctgaaaTTGAAACAATTTCCTCAACTTATCTAAACCGGATTCTCAGGCAAAACCTTCTCTCCATATTATCTTTCGTTGCTTGTCTTTTTAACCCTGCATTCATCTCTCCTTAATGTGATAAATGAATTTTAAGATTTTGATGCATATATTTATGTGATGTTTGTAAATTTGGatgtttcttcaattttttcttaaagaaatAAGGAAAAACTAGATATTGTTTACAAAGttttaatagattttgaatttcgATCCAATTTCTTTTCTCACCAAAATTAACAAGTTGAAGCATGAATGAATTACTTCTTGCAATTTTAATAGCATTTGAAACGTGAAGAATTGTTTCATTAATTGTGATAATTTTGTTGAGAGGGAAATATAGAAAAGTTAGATttgatttatgttattaaaagGAAATAGtaactaattaatttagttaGAATGCAATTAGGATTttagttttaatatttttatcctaaattttaattatataaatttggTGGTAATTATTTAATTCACCTGATGGTGTAAAATATTTTGTACATTGACAATGCACAAAACTTAAACATAGATGGAGTATTTGTGTAGATTTAGGGATGACACTTACAGGGACGTGGGAATCACGGGCTTTGGCTTTGGCGTCGGTGGCGCAGAATACGGTATACATGAGTAGGAAAGTGCCAATGATCTCTGCACCCAATGCTGCGCCGGTTGAGTAGCCAACTGCGACGGTATTAGCACCGCCACCATACTTGTTATAGTCATGCTTCATCAGACCTTTCACTATACCAACGCCGCAAATGGCTCCTAAGCATTGCGCCACCATGTACATCACCGCTCTTAGTAATGACACCTTCCTTGCTAGTAATAGACCAAACGTCACTGCTGGGTTTATATGCCCCcctttgtaaaaaaaaaaaaattgatgtcaGTGTTTGTCATGTTTACTCCAAGGTTAAAGTCAGCGGAGGATTTGAAATTATCTGATCGATTAGGTAGTTGCATGTAGTAATGGCGAATTCTaacatttattatatatatatatatataaaaaattaatcataATAAACAGTGTATAATTTTTCATCAAACGGGTTCGAATCTACCTAGCTCCAGGTACCATGCATATCTTATAAAATCATAATAGCTGGACTGAGAGAGATGGGACGAGGGGgcattataattaatacaaataAGAAGATTAATCGTCTATTCCTTTAATTTTCATTCTGACGGGAATATGCTAAAATTAGGTCAAGTTTTATGGTCTGCCGCTAGTTAATTAACTATGCTCGatcgaaaagaaaaagaagcttAATTCTCAGTCGTATATATCCGCAGGTCGAAGATCCAAAACAGTGTGTTTCGTCACTCCTCGTCACAGAAGCTGAATCTTTCTCTCTTATTAAGTCACATGAAGATGCAGAATCAAAATGAATTGGTTAATTCatcttatttattattatttatataaaataatattctgCAACATGCAAAGCATGCGATTGGGAATTTTGAGGGGAAATTTTGAACTTGATCTAATTAATGACCACGCAAGATTCACACCTTCTTTAATTAAACTTTAAACTTAAAAACTTACGATTCCGTAGTTCAAATTTTGTACTGCCGTGTTGTAAGTAGAAGTTTATCATTCAATCAAACGAGTAACTTTTTAGTTAATTCAAATTCTGAAGTTGCGAAGAGAAAATGAGTACGTACCAGAAATCCCAGCAGTGGAATAGACAAGAACAAAAATCATGCCACCAAAAGCCCACGCAATACCAAGAAGTCCAACGCCTTCGCAGGGACCAACTTGCTTCTTGTGGCCAATAACAGTAGCCACGCTAACGTAGAGGAACAGAAGCGTCGCAATAAATTCAGCAATCAATGCTCTGTAAAAAGACCAGTTCTTCAGCTCCGTTATATCAAACAGCGGAGCTGACGGCTTATCAACGTAATCTTTCGCCATATCTTCCTAGTTACTATAAACTATCGCTTAAAACGCGCGGTGAAGGAGATCAGTGATGGATAGGTATTTATAAACTTTAGCACAGGTAACATCaaatgttttatatatataaaaaaaacataaagatGCAAGAGAGGTTGTTTACTGGTTACAACTAGAATAAGTTAAAGGTGTGAAATGTGAGTATAGATGAAACAATATCACATGCATCCATATTTGGACAAAAGGCCAAACGTTATAAGTTAAAGGGTGTGAATAGATGGATGAAACAATGACACATGCATCCATATTTGGCCACAAGACCAAACGTGACAATTTACGTAAGCTCCAAATTAAAGTTTCACACTGAAGTTAATTTGTTACCAAAAGTGAGACCCTACAATAATAACATGAATAATGGTACGATACCAAATCCTATGTTGGGAGATAGGAGAACGAATGGGGTCGGAGATGTGCCTGATCAGATTTGGAACTAATTATTACGAACTTGCTAAACTGACTgaaattttaatcacctaatATTAATTGCACATTACACTAGTACATCTTTTTCCATCGTTAGGTATGCATGTGTATATATTCCAAGAGATGTAAGGTCCTAAGAGACGACTCCTAATTTCTTTCTTGTGATTTTAAACGAAATGTATTCAATCGACACATCTAAAAACTAATTATAGTGGAGTACTCATTATATGTTGATCAACCAATCTGTACGTGGCATGTTTGGTTTTCTTTTCCATGTGACTactaaaatttctttaaaataatgaGTACTCCCTTCCtcttcaaaattctttcaaGTAAAATAGTTGTATACTCCATTGTAAAAGATGTTATACGGACCCACGGCCACTGATTCTTTTCCTCGACTAGAAGATTATTCTACATTGGTcactacaaaaaaataaaagtttttcAAACTGCCATATATAGGTAAACAACTATTAGTGCGTATCACTTAGCTAGGAGGTCAGGGACACCCGGTAATCTCAAAAAAAATGTTTCtgtatgtgtgtgtatatatatatcttaactATATAGTAGTACTAAATAGTTAGTAATTACAACTTTGAGCTTTCTTTTAGTTGCttttttctttagtttttttGGGAGGTTCCAAAACTTTGTAATTTGTAACAAGTAAGTGACATGTTTAtgttatttgaaaaataataattaatatatttatattaaagaTATTTAATGACTCTCTCAAAAATTTAGTTCATGGGTTCGTGACCATATACATCTTATTTCCTTTGTGCCTTATTTTTCATTAGGTTATACATGATTCCAAGATCATTTTAGGTCATTACACAAGACTTCATTCTTTGTGATTTTAGACGATGTTCAATTactataatttcatatatatacttACCGATCGATCGATGCATTTAGAATTCGACGTCACATAACGGTAGTGACCGTGTCTCACATTAGCTTATTTTACGTACTACTACTCTAAAAATCTATTACGGTATTTGATCCTTCGAATTCTGTAtgtcacacacacacacacatatatatatatatatatatatatatatatatatatatatatatatatacctttcTTTTCCATACTATATGTCTAAACGAGTATACTATAAAGAATATGAGTACTCCATTGAATATATTATAGCCACACACCATTGGGAAAGATATTTGGGGACCCACTGATTCTTTTCCTCAACTTTAAGTCAATTTTATCCTATTTTGGTTACTAGGATAAATAGCCTTTCAAGCTGGCTATTTATCATATATATGCAGCATCGATCGACTGCAATCACGTCAACTAATTAGCTACGTATGAACATTCTTAGGATGAACAAATTAGATTAACTTAATTGTGTGGTCCACTTGTTTTAATTAGATGGGCCTCGAAATTTGTAACAATAGAGTGAAGAATTTAATATAAACATCAAAATCTGGAAGAAATGTGTTATTATATACTTGTACGTAAAATGTTAGCAAAAAAACTAAAGTAACCAAAAGTAGGttctgaattaattatctagagtagTACAAACCTTTCGATTGTTTTGTTTATAAAAGGTCGCAACTATTTAccaatatattttatttctgaATGATcagtttctttttccttttttaaaaaaaattaaataaaaaacaaagGCAAAAACCATTAATCAAATTTTATAGGTTCAAATTTTCATCACAGTTCATTTGATTTATCGAatcaaaattattgaattaCCACAAAATCCACTCCTAAATAGAAACCAAATCCAAGagacacaaaaaaaattaccatAAAATTTATGGCTTCAATACATGACAATACATCACTTCCTCCTCCTTTTGCTTTCTCTTCCTTCCTTTTAATATTTGGTAACTTCCTGAtctttttattcattttctCCCCTTCACTTTCATAATAGAATTTGGCACTGTAACACTTTGAATTTTCAAACTATAATCCGAATCGTTCTTTAAATGTGTACTGATCTcaaattcaatgatttttatTGTTGCATAggtattgaaaataattttttttactgtgGTAAGAACTTTGaatatgaattaaggtcataaggaaCTTCCAGTTCAAAGCTAAGTTAAAAGCTTCGATTGAATTTTCGTATA
The sequence above is a segment of the Solanum dulcamara chromosome 11, daSolDulc1.2, whole genome shotgun sequence genome. Coding sequences within it:
- the LOC129875188 gene encoding peroxidase 64-like isoform X1: MAYFVPLLSTFLFFSIYYSQGNALSSNYYAKTCPQAEDTVMKIVKEEAQKDRTVPATLLRMHFHDCFLRGCDASILLSSKGKNTAEKDAPPNGSMHGFYVIDGAKRAVEAICPGVVSCADILAFAARDAVVLSGGPYWNVPKGRKDGRISRASETILLPKPTFNISQLQQSFHQRGLSLDDLVALLGAHTLGFTHCSSFMNRIYNFNATHDIDPTLRPSFAASLKGICPLKNRAKNAGINNDPSPTTFDNTHYRLILQKKSLLSSDHALLTTPKTKSLVYKFATSKAAFHKAFSNSMIKMSSLTGGQEVRKDCRVVN
- the LOC129875188 gene encoding peroxidase 64-like isoform X2, yielding MIVSYGYTKKYIFLTGCDASILLSSKGKNTAEKDAPPNGSMHGFYVIDGAKRAVEAICPGVVSCADILAFAARDAVVLSGGPYWNVPKGRKDGRISRASETILLPKPTFNISQLQQSFHQRGLSLDDLVALLGAHTLGFTHCSSFMNRIYNFNATHDIDPTLRPSFAASLKGICPLKNRAKNAGINNDPSPTTFDNTHYRLILQKKSLLSSDHALLTTPKTKSLVYKFATSKAAFHKAFSNSMIKMSSLTGGQEVRKDCRVVN
- the LOC129873005 gene encoding uncharacterized protein LOC129873005, which codes for MAFAHCFLAVSAATSIFHTPTSIFTRPFTSSLTSSFSSSNLNTCRVSNFPKNLRIGHKASVKAQASEASAAADAFTNFKHVLLPITDRNPYLSEGSRQAAATAAAMAKKYGADITVVVIDEKEKEAYPEHETQLASIRWHLSEGGYQEFKLLERLGEGSKPTAIIGEIADDMNLDMVVMSMEAIHSKHVDANLLAEFIPCPVLLLPL
- the LOC129873004 gene encoding probable aquaporin PIP2-8, giving the protein MAKDYVDKPSAPLFDITELKNWSFYRALIAEFIATLLFLYVSVATVIGHKKQVGPCEGVGLLGIAWAFGGMIFVLVYSTAGISGGHINPAVTFGLLLARKVSLLRAVMYMVAQCLGAICGVGIVKGLMKHDYNKYGGGANTVAVGYSTGAALGAEIIGTFLLMYTVFCATDAKAKARDSHVPVLAPLPIGFTVFMVHLATIPITGTGINPARSFGAAVIYNDTTAWSDHWIFWVGPSLGALAANIYHQQILRGHAIKAFSFYNDPNN